A window of Pantoea agglomerans contains these coding sequences:
- a CDS encoding methyl-accepting chemotaxis protein, with translation MLTKIRVVTSLLLVLLMFGLFQAFSGAVFFSALSDDKTSFNVSQLAGKNLQALNDAYMSLNQSRVVLTRIQLRIATSKLDGKTPDIATLFTDSEQFQKTAATNFELFKATPDTPGQDAALNERLMNAYGTYAAALAQLHTALLGNNLDEAGKAPVAPSQSAFLKVYTEWRANQAHLTELGVEKNANAYTRMIWILGTIMVLVVLAIALCWVGLRRVLINPLNASITHIQQIAQGDLTQRIQVEGRNEMSQLAASLHEMQQALVSTVSNVRDGSDAIFTGASEISAGNNDLSARTEEQAASLEQTAASMEQLTATVKQNAENARQASQLALSASETAQKGGSVVDGVVKTMSEIAGSSKKIADITSVIDGIAFQTNILALNAAVEAARAGEQGRGFAVVAGEVRSLAQRSANAAKEIKSLIEDSVNRVNTGSQLVGTAGETMSDIVNAVTRVTDIMGEIASASDEQSRGIDQVGQAVTEMDRVTQQNASLVEESAAAAASLESQASRLSQSVAVFRIPRAAAGGTRHVQIAAPAVSTASVAPRKALAAPGSDANWETF, from the coding sequence ATGTTAACCAAAATTCGTGTCGTCACCAGCTTGCTGCTGGTGTTACTGATGTTCGGCCTGTTCCAGGCCTTCTCCGGGGCGGTGTTTTTCTCTGCCCTGAGCGACGATAAAACCAGCTTTAACGTCTCCCAGCTCGCCGGTAAGAATCTGCAGGCGCTTAACGATGCCTATATGAGTCTGAACCAGAGCCGCGTGGTGCTGACGCGTATCCAGCTGCGTATCGCCACCAGCAAGCTGGATGGTAAGACGCCGGATATTGCAACGCTGTTCACCGACAGCGAGCAGTTCCAGAAAACAGCGGCCACCAACTTCGAGCTGTTTAAAGCCACCCCGGACACCCCTGGGCAAGACGCAGCGCTGAATGAGCGTCTGATGAATGCCTACGGCACCTATGCTGCGGCGCTGGCACAGCTGCACACTGCGCTACTGGGCAACAATCTCGACGAAGCGGGCAAAGCGCCGGTGGCGCCGAGCCAGAGTGCCTTCCTGAAAGTCTATACCGAGTGGCGCGCTAATCAGGCGCATCTGACCGAGCTGGGCGTGGAGAAAAACGCTAACGCCTATACGCGCATGATCTGGATCCTCGGAACCATTATGGTGCTGGTGGTGCTGGCTATCGCGCTCTGCTGGGTCGGCCTGCGTCGCGTGCTGATCAACCCGCTCAACGCCAGCATCACGCACATCCAGCAGATTGCGCAGGGTGACCTGACGCAGCGCATCCAGGTGGAAGGGCGTAACGAAATGAGCCAGCTGGCCGCCAGCCTGCATGAGATGCAGCAGGCGCTGGTCAGCACCGTCAGCAACGTGCGCGACGGCTCCGACGCCATCTTTACCGGCGCCAGCGAAATCTCTGCGGGCAACAACGATCTCTCCGCCCGCACCGAAGAGCAGGCGGCGTCGCTGGAGCAGACCGCCGCCAGCATGGAGCAGCTGACTGCCACCGTGAAGCAGAACGCCGAAAACGCCCGTCAGGCGTCGCAGCTGGCGCTGAGCGCCTCGGAAACCGCGCAGAAGGGCGGCAGCGTGGTGGATGGCGTGGTGAAAACCATGAGCGAGATTGCCGGCAGCTCGAAGAAGATCGCCGATATCACCAGCGTCATCGACGGCATCGCCTTCCAGACCAACATTCTGGCGCTTAACGCGGCGGTGGAAGCGGCGCGCGCCGGCGAGCAGGGGCGCGGCTTCGCCGTGGTAGCGGGCGAGGTGCGCAGCCTGGCGCAGCGCAGCGCCAACGCGGCAAAAGAGATTAAATCGCTGATCGAAGATTCGGTGAACCGCGTTAATACCGGCTCGCAGCTGGTGGGCACCGCGGGCGAGACCATGAGCGATATCGTCAATGCAGTCACGCGCGTCACCGACATTATGGGCGAAATCGCCTCGGCGTCGGACGAGCAGAGCCGCGGCATCGACCAGGTGGGTCAGGCGGTAACGGAGATGGATCGCGTTACCCAGCAGAACGCCTCGCTGGTGGAGGAGTCTGCGGCGGCGGCCGCCTCGCTGGAGTCACAGGCGAGTCGCCTGAGCCAGTCGGTAGCGGTCTTCAGGATCCCGCGCGCGGCAGCGGGCGGCACCCGACACGTCCAGATTGCGGCACCTGCCGTCAGCACGGCCTCTGTCGCGCCGCGTAAAGCGCTGGCCGCCCCCGGCAGCGACGCCAACTGGGAAACATTCTGA
- a CDS encoding methyl-accepting chemotaxis protein, with translation MLKRIKVVTSLIAVLAIFSLLQLTSGGLFWSALQKDKDAFALAQVSTGNVTAMTDAWIALNQTRITLNRAMLRLQSTTATQMNGGPLDDLVKQTEQQLAQADRHFKIYYDLPSTPGLDTALRDRLEAEYARYHDGLAGMLERLKARDLQGMFRLNIEQAQNSMQDAYGEWRAKQTMLAAQGAEQNQRAFTQMMWLLAAIALLVIAVVTACWFGLRHVLIQPLRLLLTHIRAIAAGDLTQPIVVEGRNEMSQLANGLHEMQQALVSTVSNVRDGSDAILSGASEIAAGNNDLSARTEEQAASLEQTAASMEQLTATVKQNAENARQASQLALSASETARKGGDVVDGVVKTMSDIAGSSKKIADITGVIDGIAFQTNILALNAAVEAARAGEQGRGFAVVAGEVRSLAQRSAQAAKEIKSLIEDSVNRVNAGSQLVGTAGETMSEIVGAVTRVTDIMGEIASASDEQSRGIDQVGQAVTEMDRVTQQNASLVEESASAAASLEDQASRLSQSVAVFNIPRAAQAVRATGRAVPVAPVRKALAAPVSGDNWETF, from the coding sequence ATGTTGAAACGAATCAAAGTGGTGACCAGCCTGATCGCCGTGCTGGCTATCTTTAGCCTGCTGCAGCTGACGTCGGGCGGACTGTTCTGGTCCGCCCTTCAGAAAGATAAAGACGCCTTCGCACTGGCGCAGGTCTCCACCGGCAACGTAACGGCGATGACTGACGCCTGGATCGCGCTGAACCAGACGCGCATTACCCTGAACCGCGCCATGCTGCGGCTGCAGAGCACGACGGCGACGCAGATGAACGGCGGCCCGTTAGATGACCTGGTGAAGCAGACCGAGCAGCAGTTGGCGCAGGCCGACCGTCACTTCAAGATCTATTACGATCTTCCTTCAACGCCGGGCCTTGATACCGCGCTGCGTGACCGTCTTGAAGCCGAGTACGCCCGCTATCACGACGGTCTGGCTGGTATGCTGGAACGTCTGAAGGCGCGCGATCTGCAGGGAATGTTCCGCCTGAATATTGAGCAGGCCCAGAACAGCATGCAGGACGCCTACGGCGAATGGCGTGCGAAGCAGACCATGCTCGCCGCGCAGGGCGCAGAGCAGAATCAGCGCGCCTTTACGCAGATGATGTGGCTGCTGGCGGCGATAGCGCTGCTGGTGATCGCCGTGGTGACCGCCTGCTGGTTCGGCCTGCGTCATGTGCTGATCCAGCCGCTGCGCCTGCTGCTGACCCACATTCGCGCCATTGCGGCGGGCGATCTTACCCAGCCGATTGTGGTGGAAGGACGCAATGAGATGAGCCAGCTGGCAAACGGCCTGCATGAGATGCAGCAGGCGCTGGTCAGCACCGTCAGCAACGTGCGCGACGGCTCCGACGCCATTCTGAGCGGGGCCAGTGAAATTGCCGCGGGCAACAACGATCTCTCCGCCCGCACTGAAGAGCAGGCGGCGTCGCTGGAGCAGACCGCGGCCAGCATGGAGCAGCTGACTGCCACCGTGAAGCAGAACGCCGAAAACGCCCGTCAGGCGTCGCAGCTGGCGCTGAGCGCCTCGGAAACCGCCCGCAAAGGCGGCGACGTGGTGGATGGCGTGGTGAAGACCATGAGCGACATCGCCGGCAGCTCGAAGAAGATCGCTGACATTACCGGCGTTATCGACGGCATCGCTTTCCAGACCAATATCCTGGCGCTTAACGCGGCGGTGGAAGCGGCGCGCGCTGGGGAACAGGGCCGCGGCTTTGCCGTGGTGGCGGGCGAGGTGCGCAGCCTGGCACAACGCAGCGCGCAGGCGGCGAAAGAGATTAAATCGCTGATTGAGGATTCGGTAAATCGCGTTAATGCCGGCTCGCAGCTGGTGGGCACCGCGGGCGAGACCATGAGCGAGATCGTCGGCGCGGTAACGCGCGTGACCGACATTATGGGCGAAATCGCCTCGGCGTCGGACGAGCAGAGCCGCGGCATCGACCAGGTGGGTCAGGCGGTGACGGAGATGGATCGCGTTACCCAGCAGAACGCCTCGCTGGTGGAGGAGTCCGCCTCGGCGGCCGCCTCGCTGGAAGATCAGGCGAGCCGTCTGAGCCAGTCAGTCGCGGTATTTAACATCCCTCGCGCCGCGCAGGCGGTTCGCGCGACGGGGCGCGCGGTGCCGGTTGCGCCGGTACGCAAGGCGCTGGCCGCGCCCGTAAGCGGTGATAACTGGGAAACCTTTTAA
- a CDS encoding methyl-accepting chemotaxis protein yields the protein MFNRVRVISGLLGVLALFVLLQLISGSAFFSTVKADKENFAYNQRLATLQRAMGTSWVSLVQARNTLNRAGIRYLLDSQQAGSGATVQDLVALANRELKVADQGFADFNANLSEKGKTAENVLTLQANYKAYRDALTELTGFLGTGNFKGFVDQPTQSFQDKFENDYNAWQSQNQLLAQQGIDANNTAYRHAIMMAVGLVIGSLLISLLVWTVLRSALIGPLKQSIEHIRHIARGDLTQPITCSVRNELGDLLAALQDMQQELARTVSTVRDGADAIYTGASEIAIGNNDLSSRTEEQAASLEQTAASMEQLTATVKQNAENARQASQLALSASETAQKGGKVVDGVVKTMSDIAGSSKKIADITSVIDGIAFQTNILALNAAVEAARAGEQGRGFAVVAGEVRSLAQRSAQAAKEIKALIEDSVARVDTGSVLVESAGETMNDIVSAVTRVTDIMGEIASASDEQSRGIDQVGLAVTEMDRVTQQNAALVEESASAAASLEDQASRLKQAVSVFNIGKEFVAQAVNRTTASKSLRLDAPAAASRAPAARSDDNWETF from the coding sequence ATGTTTAATCGAGTACGCGTTATTTCCGGGCTGCTGGGTGTGCTGGCGCTCTTTGTTCTGCTACAGCTGATTTCCGGAAGCGCTTTTTTCAGTACGGTGAAAGCCGACAAAGAGAATTTTGCTTATAACCAGCGTCTCGCGACGCTACAGCGGGCGATGGGCACCTCATGGGTCTCCCTGGTTCAGGCGCGCAACACCCTGAACCGGGCCGGGATCCGCTATCTGCTCGACAGCCAGCAGGCGGGTTCAGGCGCAACCGTACAGGACCTGGTGGCGCTGGCCAACCGGGAGCTGAAGGTCGCCGATCAGGGCTTCGCCGACTTCAACGCCAACCTGTCGGAAAAGGGCAAGACCGCCGAGAACGTACTGACGCTGCAGGCGAACTATAAAGCCTACCGCGACGCGCTGACCGAGCTGACCGGCTTCCTTGGCACAGGCAACTTCAAGGGGTTCGTTGACCAGCCGACGCAGAGTTTTCAGGATAAGTTTGAAAACGATTACAACGCCTGGCAGAGTCAAAACCAGCTGCTGGCGCAGCAGGGCATCGACGCCAATAACACCGCCTATCGACACGCCATTATGATGGCTGTCGGCCTGGTCATCGGCTCACTGCTCATCAGCCTGCTGGTCTGGACGGTATTGCGCAGCGCGCTGATCGGTCCGCTGAAGCAGAGCATCGAGCATATCCGCCATATCGCACGCGGCGACCTGACGCAGCCGATTACCTGTAGCGTACGCAACGAGCTGGGCGACCTGCTTGCGGCCCTGCAGGATATGCAGCAGGAGCTGGCGCGCACCGTCAGCACCGTGCGCGACGGCGCGGACGCCATCTACACCGGCGCCAGCGAAATCGCCATCGGCAATAACGACCTCTCATCCCGCACCGAAGAGCAGGCGGCGTCGCTGGAGCAGACCGCCGCCAGCATGGAGCAGCTCACCGCCACCGTGAAGCAGAATGCTGAAAACGCCCGTCAGGCGTCGCAGCTGGCGCTGAGCGCCTCAGAAACCGCGCAGAAGGGCGGCAAAGTGGTGGATGGCGTGGTGAAAACCATGAGCGACATCGCCGGCAGCTCGAAGAAGATTGCCGATATCACCAGCGTCATCGACGGCATCGCCTTCCAGACCAACATTCTGGCGCTTAACGCGGCGGTGGAAGCGGCGCGCGCTGGCGAACAGGGCCGCGGCTTCGCCGTGGTAGCGGGCGAGGTGCGCAGCCTGGCGCAGCGCAGCGCGCAGGCGGCGAAAGAGATTAAAGCCCTGATCGAGGACTCGGTGGCGCGCGTCGATACCGGCTCGGTGCTGGTAGAGAGCGCCGGCGAAACCATGAATGACATCGTCAGCGCAGTCACGCGCGTGACCGACATTATGGGCGAAATCGCCTCGGCGTCGGACGAGCAGAGCCGCGGCATCGATCAGGTCGGCCTGGCGGTGACAGAGATGGATCGCGTCACGCAGCAGAACGCCGCGCTGGTGGAAGAGTCCGCTTCAGCGGCTGCCTCGCTGGAAGATCAGGCCAGCCGACTGAAACAGGCAGTTTCTGTGTTCAATATTGGTAAAGAATTTGTCGCCCAGGCCGTTAACAGAACTACGGCGTCGAAAAGTTTACGGCTGGACGCGCCGGCTGCGGCCTCACGCGCACCGGCGGCTCGCAGCGACGACAACTGGGAAACCTTTTAA
- the cheR gene encoding protein-glutamate O-methyltransferase CheR — protein sequence MKKSTLLDQNEATTLLSQMVQRLPLSDTHFRRISQLIYQRAGIVLADHKREMVYNRLVRRLRTLNIDDFGRYLALLENDVNSAEWQAFINALTTNLTAFFREAHHFPILAEHARKRAGSFNVWCAAASTGEEPYSIAMTLAETLGTGPGKFQVHASDIDTQVLEKAISGVYRQEELRTLSQQQMQRFFLRGTGPHSGMVRVRPELANSVNFAQLNLLANEWALPGPFDAIFCRNVMIYFDKETQEKILRRFVPLLKPGGLLFAGHSENFSQISKEFWLRGQTVYGLTKER from the coding sequence ATGAAGAAATCGACGTTACTGGATCAAAACGAAGCGACAACGCTGCTCTCGCAGATGGTGCAGCGCCTGCCGCTCTCGGATACACACTTTCGTCGTATCAGCCAGCTGATCTATCAGCGCGCTGGCATTGTGCTGGCCGACCACAAGCGCGAAATGGTCTACAACCGACTGGTGCGCCGTCTGCGTACGCTGAACATTGATGACTTTGGCCGCTATCTGGCGCTGCTGGAGAACGACGTCAACAGCGCAGAGTGGCAGGCCTTTATCAACGCGCTGACCACCAACCTGACGGCGTTTTTCCGCGAGGCGCACCACTTCCCCATTCTGGCGGAACATGCGCGCAAGCGCGCGGGCAGCTTTAACGTCTGGTGTGCGGCGGCCTCAACCGGCGAAGAGCCTTACTCCATCGCTATGACGCTGGCGGAAACGCTCGGCACCGGGCCGGGCAAGTTTCAGGTTCACGCCAGCGATATCGACACCCAGGTGCTGGAGAAGGCGATTTCCGGCGTCTATCGCCAGGAAGAGCTGCGCACCCTGTCGCAGCAGCAGATGCAGCGCTTTTTCCTGCGCGGCACCGGCCCGCACAGCGGCATGGTGCGCGTGCGTCCGGAACTGGCGAACAGCGTTAACTTCGCCCAGCTCAACCTGCTGGCGAACGAGTGGGCGCTGCCGGGGCCGTTCGATGCGATCTTCTGCCGCAACGTAATGATCTATTTCGATAAAGAGACGCAGGAGAAAATTCTGCGCCGTTTTGTTCCCCTGCTGAAGCCGGGCGGACTGCTGTTTGCCGGTCATTCAGAGAACTTTAGTCAGATCAGCAAAGAGTTCTGGCTGCGTGGACAAACCGTCTATGGACTGACGAAGGAAAGATGA
- a CDS encoding chemotaxis response regulator protein-glutamate methylesterase: protein MSKITVMCVDDSALMRQLMTEIINSHPDMEMVATAPDPLVARDLIKQYNPQVLTLDVEMPRMDGLDFLEKLMRLRPMPVVMVSSLTGKGSEITLRALELGAVDFVTKPQLGIREGMLGYSQTIADKIRAAARAQLHARPVMAAPVTLKAGPLLSSEKLIAIGSSTGGTEAIRHVLQPLPPTSPALMITQHMPPGFTKSFADRLNKLCQITVKEAEDGERILPGHAYIAPGAMHMELARSGANYVVKLNEGPPVNRHKPSVDVLFRSVAVNAGRNAVGVILTGMGNDGAAGMLEMHRAGAWTIAQSEASCVVFGMPREAIAIGGVSEVVDLGNISQHMLAKISAGQALRI, encoded by the coding sequence ATGAGCAAAATCACCGTAATGTGCGTGGATGATTCCGCGCTGATGCGCCAGTTGATGACCGAAATCATTAACAGTCATCCTGATATGGAGATGGTGGCTACGGCACCCGATCCGCTGGTCGCCCGCGATTTAATTAAACAGTACAACCCGCAGGTGCTGACGCTGGACGTGGAGATGCCACGTATGGATGGCCTCGACTTCCTGGAGAAGCTGATGCGTCTGCGCCCGATGCCGGTGGTGATGGTGTCGTCGCTGACCGGTAAAGGCTCGGAGATTACGCTGCGCGCGCTGGAGCTGGGGGCGGTGGATTTCGTCACCAAGCCGCAGCTCGGTATTCGCGAAGGGATGCTGGGCTACAGCCAGACAATCGCCGACAAGATCCGCGCGGCGGCGCGTGCGCAGCTGCACGCCCGTCCAGTGATGGCGGCGCCGGTGACCCTGAAGGCGGGTCCGCTGCTCAGCAGCGAAAAGCTGATTGCCATCGGCTCTTCGACCGGCGGCACCGAAGCGATTCGCCACGTGCTGCAGCCGCTGCCGCCGACCAGCCCGGCGCTGATGATCACTCAGCATATGCCGCCGGGCTTTACCAAATCTTTCGCCGATCGCCTTAACAAGCTCTGTCAGATCACCGTGAAAGAGGCGGAGGACGGCGAGCGCATCCTGCCCGGGCATGCCTATATCGCCCCTGGTGCGATGCATATGGAGCTGGCGCGCAGCGGTGCCAACTATGTGGTGAAACTGAATGAAGGGCCACCGGTAAACCGCCACAAGCCCTCGGTGGATGTGCTGTTCAGATCGGTGGCCGTCAATGCCGGACGAAATGCGGTGGGCGTCATCCTCACCGGCATGGGTAACGATGGCGCGGCGGGCATGCTGGAAATGCATCGCGCCGGCGCCTGGACTATCGCGCAGAGCGAAGCCTCCTGCGTGGTCTTTGGAATGCCGCGAGAAGCCATCGCCATCGGCGGTGTGAGCGAAGTCGTGGATTTAGGCAACATCAGCCAGCATATGCTGGCAAAAATTAGCGCCGGACAGGCACTGCGTATTTAA
- the cheY gene encoding chemotaxis response regulator CheY: protein MADKNMRFLVVDDFNTMRRIVRNLLKELGFNNVEEAEDGVDALGKLKAGGFDFVISDWNMPNMDGLQLLQTIRADAALGKLPVLMVTAEAKKENIIAAAQAGASGYVVKPFTAATLEEKLGKIFEKLGM, encoded by the coding sequence ATGGCTGATAAAAACATGCGCTTTTTGGTGGTGGACGACTTCAACACGATGCGTCGTATTGTGCGTAACCTGCTGAAAGAGCTGGGCTTCAATAACGTCGAAGAAGCGGAAGATGGCGTAGACGCCCTCGGCAAGCTGAAAGCGGGCGGTTTCGACTTCGTCATTTCTGACTGGAACATGCCGAACATGGATGGCCTGCAGCTGCTGCAGACCATTCGTGCGGACGCCGCGCTGGGCAAGCTGCCGGTACTGATGGTCACCGCTGAAGCGAAGAAAGAGAACATTATCGCCGCCGCGCAGGCGGGCGCCAGCGGCTACGTGGTGAAGCCATTCACCGCCGCCACGCTGGAAGAGAAATTAGGCAAGATCTTCGAAAAACTGGGCATGTAA
- the cheZ gene encoding protein phosphatase CheZ, translating into MSDLPKSTEDASAHDIIARIGSLTRMLRDSLRELGLDKAIADAAEAIPDARDRLDYVVQMTAQAADRALNCVEAAQPHQDKMEAGATQLKGRWDQWFENPIELADARELVTDTREFLSAVPEHTAFTNKQLLEIMMAQDFQDLTGQVIKRMMDVIQEIERQLLMVLLENMPEVSAEKRQEGTSLLNGPQIHADAPGVVANQDQVDDLLDSLGF; encoded by the coding sequence ATGAGCGACCTTCCGAAATCAACTGAGGATGCCTCGGCGCACGATATCATTGCTCGCATTGGCTCTCTGACGCGCATGCTGCGCGACAGTCTGCGCGAGCTGGGGCTGGATAAAGCCATTGCCGATGCGGCTGAAGCCATTCCCGATGCCCGCGATCGTCTGGATTATGTGGTACAGATGACGGCGCAGGCTGCCGATCGTGCGCTGAACTGCGTCGAAGCGGCGCAGCCGCATCAGGATAAAATGGAAGCCGGGGCGACCCAGCTGAAAGGGCGTTGGGACCAATGGTTTGAGAACCCGATTGAGCTGGCCGATGCGCGAGAGTTGGTGACGGATACGCGCGAATTCCTCAGTGCAGTGCCAGAGCATACCGCCTTTACCAACAAGCAGCTGCTTGAAATTATGATGGCGCAGGATTTCCAGGACCTGACCGGTCAGGTGATCAAGCGCATGATGGATGTGATCCAGGAGATTGAGCGCCAGCTGTTGATGGTGCTGCTGGAGAACATGCCGGAAGTCAGCGCCGAGAAGCGTCAGGAGGGCACCAGCCTGCTGAACGGTCCGCAGATCCACGCCGATGCGCCGGGCGTGGTAGCGAACCAGGATCAGGTTGATGACCTGCTGGATAGCTTAGGGTTCTGA
- the flhB gene encoding flagellar biosynthesis protein FlhB, which produces MAEESDEDKTESPTPHRLEKAREEGQIPRSRELTSVLMLLAGLMILWLGGTLMARQLAAMVASGLRFDHSMVNDSKLIIGHISSLIGQAVMALLPLMGGLVLVAIAAPMLLGGIVISGKSIKMDFKKLNPLPGFARMFAAQAWTELFKGILKAILVGCVGGWYIWSHWPEMLRLIAQSPSSALMHGLGMVAACCALVILGLIPMVGYDVFWQLYSYYKKLRMSRQEIRDEFKQQEGDPHVKGRIRQAMRAAARRRMMSDVPKADVIVTNPTHYSVALQYNENKMSAPKVVAKGAGEVALKIREIAAEHRIPLLEAPPLARALYRHTEIGQQIPGALYAAVAEVLAWVWQLRRWKREGGLIPNKPKNLPVPAEMDFAGEKRNDG; this is translated from the coding sequence GTGGCTGAAGAGAGCGACGAGGACAAAACAGAATCGCCCACACCCCACCGACTTGAAAAAGCGCGTGAAGAGGGGCAGATCCCGCGTTCCCGCGAGCTGACGTCGGTGCTGATGCTGCTGGCTGGCCTGATGATCCTCTGGCTGGGCGGCACGCTGATGGCGCGCCAGCTGGCCGCGATGGTCGCTTCCGGGCTGCGCTTCGATCACAGCATGGTAAACGACAGCAAGCTGATTATCGGCCATATCAGCAGCCTGATCGGCCAGGCGGTGATGGCGCTGCTGCCGCTGATGGGCGGGCTGGTGCTGGTGGCGATCGCCGCGCCGATGCTGCTGGGCGGTATCGTCATCAGCGGCAAATCGATCAAGATGGACTTTAAAAAGCTCAATCCGCTGCCCGGCTTCGCCCGCATGTTCGCCGCGCAGGCCTGGACCGAACTGTTCAAGGGGATCCTGAAGGCGATTCTGGTGGGCTGCGTCGGCGGCTGGTACATCTGGTCGCACTGGCCGGAGATGCTGCGGCTGATCGCCCAGTCGCCGAGCAGTGCGCTGATGCACGGCCTGGGAATGGTCGCCGCCTGCTGCGCGCTGGTGATCCTCGGCCTGATCCCGATGGTGGGCTACGACGTGTTCTGGCAGCTCTACAGCTACTACAAAAAGCTGCGCATGTCGCGCCAGGAGATCCGCGACGAATTTAAACAGCAGGAAGGCGACCCGCACGTTAAAGGGCGCATTCGCCAGGCGATGCGCGCCGCCGCACGCCGCCGCATGATGTCTGACGTGCCCAAAGCGGACGTTATCGTGACCAACCCGACGCACTACTCGGTGGCGCTGCAGTACAACGAAAACAAGATGAGCGCGCCGAAAGTGGTGGCGAAGGGCGCAGGCGAGGTGGCGTTAAAGATCCGCGAAATCGCCGCAGAGCACCGCATTCCGCTGCTGGAGGCGCCGCCGCTGGCGCGCGCCCTCTACCGGCATACCGAAATTGGCCAGCAGATCCCCGGCGCGCTCTATGCGGCGGTGGCGGAAGTGCTGGCCTGGGTCTGGCAGCTGCGCCGCTGGAAGCGCGAAGGCGGCCTGATACCGAACAAACCGAAGAACCTGCCGGTCCCGGCAGAGATGGACTTTGCAGGAGAGAAGCGAAACGATGGCTAA